A single window of Kitasatospora sp. HUAS MG31 DNA harbors:
- a CDS encoding iron-siderophore ABC transporter substrate-binding protein — protein MHPQLTRRTLLAGLGTLALGGCTGDPFGPRHRLPPVPSDGSPVPLPTPSVTVTAATGPVTVPGGATRVVALDTAELDSAMTLGITPVGAAKSALDSGLPGYWPASRLDAVAVVGDIGAEPDPYAIRAVRPHLILGNQTRDGAHHDLLQRLAPTVLTSGTGHPWKDNFRLHAAALSRTEQAEAVVTAYERHVAQTVRAIADAGSAGRRISILRFVDGTPGPASIRLYGRQNFIGTLLDDLGLGRPDPQNTDRPDTEITPAQIGQADGGDYLFYATYGDPEKAGTAAVLAGEAWKALGAVRAHRAFPVDDQLWFQGIGYTGANLVLAELQRALGG, from the coding sequence GTGCACCCTCAGCTGACGCGGCGGACCCTGCTGGCCGGCCTCGGCACCCTGGCACTCGGCGGCTGCACCGGCGACCCGTTCGGACCGCGTCACCGGCTGCCCCCCGTGCCCTCGGACGGCTCCCCCGTCCCGCTCCCCACCCCCAGCGTCACGGTCACCGCCGCCACCGGCCCGGTCACCGTGCCCGGCGGCGCCACCCGGGTGGTCGCCCTGGACACCGCCGAGCTGGACTCCGCGATGACCCTCGGCATCACCCCGGTCGGCGCTGCGAAGTCCGCCCTGGACAGCGGCCTGCCGGGGTACTGGCCGGCTTCCCGGCTCGACGCCGTCGCGGTGGTCGGCGACATCGGCGCCGAGCCGGACCCGTACGCGATCCGGGCCGTCCGCCCGCACCTGATCCTCGGCAACCAGACCCGCGACGGCGCCCACCACGACCTCCTCCAGCGGCTCGCCCCCACCGTCCTCACCTCCGGCACCGGCCACCCGTGGAAGGACAACTTCCGGCTGCACGCCGCCGCCCTCTCCCGCACCGAGCAGGCCGAGGCGGTCGTCACCGCGTACGAGCGGCACGTCGCGCAGACCGTCCGGGCGATCGCCGACGCCGGGTCCGCCGGTCGCCGCATCAGCATCCTCCGGTTCGTCGACGGCACCCCCGGGCCGGCGAGCATCCGCCTGTACGGGCGGCAGAACTTCATCGGCACCCTGCTGGACGACCTCGGGCTCGGCCGGCCCGACCCGCAGAACACCGACCGGCCGGACACCGAGATCACCCCCGCCCAGATCGGCCAGGCCGACGGCGGCGACTACCTCTTCTACGCCACCTACGGGGACCCGGAGAAGGCCGGGACGGCGGCGGTGCTGGCCGGGGAGGCCTGGAAGGCGCTCGGGGCGGTACGGGCGCACCGGGCGTTCCCGGTGGACGACCAGCTGTGGTTCCAGGGCATCGGCTACACCGGGGCCAACCTCGTCCTCGCGGAACTGCAGCGCGCCCTCGGCGGGTGA